In Eremothecium gossypii ATCC 10895 chromosome II, complete sequence, the genomic window TGTACGACGAATACTTGACCACTACTACCACTGCGCCAAAGTCACGAAAGCGCAGTACACATTTATCAATAAGAAAGTGTCCCAGACTCTATATGCGCTGTCGAGAGGGGTGTATCCTGCGGTGGATCTCGATTACGATGGCATAGCAAAAACATTAATACTGGATGAGATGGAAAAGTTGTCTTCATAAGCGGGACTTGGTGGCTGGCCAAAATAAGTAGAGTTATTTATTGCTTACTTACTCCTTCTCTGTGGGCCCTTAGGCCGATTGAACTTAGGCTTTGAATCCTCCTGGGCTGGTTGTGAAGACTGTGGCTCTAGCGCACTTAGCTCCAACTCCTCAGGGTCCCCAACTTCGAACGTCTCTGAGATTTTGAAGCCGGAGTCATTGACGTAATTAGCGAAGCCCTGCTTATTCGCTGCATAAACCATGCGCTCCTTCACCTTACTCCCCGATGGGCAGGTGTAGATGAAAAATAGTCTACCCTCATCTTGATACAAGGTGTAGCTCGGTCTGTCGCGGTCCATAGCCGCCACTAGTGCCTTCGCGCTACCGGGGGTCTTCTTTGTCCGAAGTTTAATCTGTTCATCCGTTAGGTCGATCTCAAAGATCAGGGCGGTTCCATTGCTGATCAAATCTGAGAGGAGCTCATCCTCATTTATTTTGAACGCAACGCCAGTGGACATGGAAACCAGCTTACGACCACCACTGATGTTCTTCTCCGAATTTAGCTTGCGGTCAACCTCTGTCTTGATGAGCTCATCTTCCGTGTAGGCTTTCGGGCTTTCATCCGCAGCCCATGGCCGCTCCGCAAGCTCGTGCACTTCAGTGACCATTACGCTGCGGCCAATTTTGTTGGTCCCGACCTGCCTGAGTAACGTGTTCTTGCTAGAGGCGTACAACATCTTTTCGCGCACGGGGGCCGTATCTGGCGTGTAGCTGACGAATTGCCATATGTCACTATCCCGAATGAATAGGTAGCATGGCTTGGTGGGCTTCAGCTCGAGGTACTCTTGTAGCTGGCCCACAGACCGGAACTCCTTTCGGTATTCGATCTCGGTCGAGCGATCGTCGATCTGGCCGAGTATGACAAGGCCGTCGTCCCCCCTATTATTGAGTTCATCCAAAAGATGCTTGGAGGCATTGATACCGGACTGAGTTGACATCTTGATCCCTTCTTAATGCGCAGCTTTCTGTGACCCGCTCGGCACTACTAACACTTAGTGGCTCATGTGTCCCTTTTTCCAGCGTCAGGCGGGATCGAAAACCGTTGAGCGACAAGCAAGGTCTAACGAGAATTAAATATTTAAAATCGAAGGAAAGGTATGATATTTACAAACCATGGTTACCAGGAAACGACGAATATGTGTAACCATATTTCCCAGGCAAACATAGCTATCGCTTGCTTGTAAAATGAAGCTATTCTCTTACGAAGCAACGTTTTACGTCAACGCATCAATAGTATCCATAATGAGCTTAGATTCCTAGTAAAGGATCAGAAAATAAATTAATAACCGTGGCAACTGAACACCATCCTGGATTAATGCAGTAGAATGGTATATATTTACAGTAGCATGAACTCGCCAATGCCGACGCCGGGAAAGAACATCTCGCTTACAGCGGATTTGCGACGAATAGCCTTGCGCTTTATACGCTTCTTGCTAATACGGTTGCGGCTACCACTGCTCGAGGCACTGAGCGATAGAGTGCCGTCGGAATCCCGGAATGTCAACTTCCTAATTTTGTATTGAAACGAATCGCCCGCCGGCGGGAGGTGGGCGTCGGAGGAAATGTTGCTGTTAATGAAATCTTCCAGCGAGtccgcagcagcaacaggAATGGAGGGGCCTAGCGCATCGCTCGTGCTTGACCCTAGCGCCGGCGCATCATTCCAGGACCATGTGTCAGTAAATGGCAGCTGCTCGTCGACAGAAGAAGAGGTTTCTATATTTTTCCAGAAGTCCTTGCTGTCACTTACGATGATGTCGTCGCTGTCAAACATCGGCCCCCAGGAAGACGCCCGGTCCATATACGTTTCTTCTccgccggcggccgcgctggCTCCGCACTCGTCACTGGCATCCCAGTTGATCTGGCGTGTGAAGCGCTTCGGATAGGACATGTTGAGGAACTCGAACTCGTCCTCGTCCCCCTCGCTAAATGAAGAAAAGGGCTCATGCAGCGGGGAGAAAAGCTCGTCAAGGTCCGAATCCTCGTGCTCGCTTCCCGCTGCGCTCGCTGCCTCCGCCCGGAATGCAGGCTGCTGCGAAGCCTCCGTCGCCCCCTCGCCTGGCGCCACCTCGTCCCCTCCGTTGTCCGCCACCAGCGGCGAGATCACATCCGTAGTGATAATGTGATTTGTAATCTGGAACTGCTGTGTGCGCCGCTTGCTGCCGCGCATTGCCGTCATCCCGCTACCCACTGTCTCTACATACTCGTTAGTATACCGCCGCCCGGCCCTGCGACTCGCCGTCGCTCCCTGCTGCAACATACGTGATGTGCTTGGCATAGTGCTCACAAGTACTCGCTAAAAACGTTACACCACTATGATCCGACGAGAATACACAGTAATAAACACGCTACTTCTGTTTCTTGCGCTTTATCAAAGGACAGTATACCTCCGTTGAGCGCACCGTCAGAATATTCCGCTATGTGCTCAGCCAATCCCCTGGATGGCTTCTTGTTGTAGTAGGGATAAGGGATACACAACCACCCGACGTCAGTCCTAATGCCGCTGGAACGTTATATCTTATACTGTATCATTATATATATAGCCATACATTGCGACGGCACTTTCTTTTTCCGTATTTCTTTTTCTTGCGCTGGCGACGTTGACTACGGCGCATCGGCGCCAGCGATCCTAGCTGGCGCGCGAGTGTCACCATCCGAAGCATTACGGCATGCGCTGGCATGCAACATGCCGCTTCTCCATCGCGTGGCTGTATCTTCAGCAGAAGAACCGAATCCGTGCGCTGTTGCCTGGGCAGAGCAGCGTCTCCTGTTTCACAGAGATGGCACGCTGCAAGTATGCTTGCTGGGCGGTCCATCACAGCCCTAATGCCTCGAGCTGCATCTTTCTTTTCCGCCGCGCCGGAAAAGGAAATATTTTTTTTCTGATTGGTGCGCCGAGCTCTGTGCTCGAGAAATTTGAAAAATTATAAAAGGACCCGCCGGAACGCAGATGCCTAACACCCTGACAGCAGCTACGGATCGCGCGCTGGCCGGCGCTACCCAGCTGGGAAGCGCTGTACAGCGTATCGGCAACCTCACCTGGCAATGATTAACGTGAGATCACCAATTGTTCCGACTGAATAGTGTTTCTACGTGTCGACATTCTCTAATCgttaagtttcagccttgtATGAGCCTGGTGAGCAGCCGAGCCTCAGTGGCAGTGAGCCGTGCTCGCATGCGTTGCGTGATGACTGTTTCCGACCGGGCGGACATAATTGTATCGACCTGCCACTGGCTTGCCAGTAGGCGCGCCCCAGTGTACAATTTCGGGGCGTTGGCAGCCGAGAATTGATGAGTGGTCGTAAGATAGCTGACTGCGTCTTGTGCGCGCGATGTTCACTGCCGCAGCACATCAGGAGATGTGCGCTTTCTTGTTGAATGCTGGTGTTGCTGTGATGATTTTTTTTATTCACACTGTCTAAGGGTGCAGTTTAACTACTGCACATCGATGAACACACTTACAAAAAACTGATTTAATGACTCTGATCGCAGCACCAGCATCATCAAGAAACCTTAAGGATCCCAGCCCGTGATAGTCACTGCGGACGGAATCTGTGTAGCCCATTTCTGTTTCGGGGCAGGGAATCTTAGTCCCCCTTAGTATGACGTCTCGGAATTAGGATACATAATTTAGCTACGCAACCTTTTGCGACAGGAGGGGTCGCAGAATTAAGTGAAACGCCAGAAAGCTTTTTGGCAGCACCCTTGCCACAGACGGCAAGAGTGATAGTTGCGCGATCCTATCTTTCAGCTAAAGGTAGCAGAGGAACAAGATACCTTAGGGGACGCGAGTTAGTGTAAGCAAGAAGACGTTTACTGATGTCTCTATGGAGCTTTGTGATAAGCTACCTCCTCGGGGGGTTGACGTTCTTCCCGTTATGCGCGCTAGCTGCGTTCTACATCGCCTCTAAACCGAAGGGCTCGGGGGGCAGGCGGACGACAGAACCAGCGGTGCTTGCAGCGTGCGATCCAGATTTCAAGGTCGGGGAGTTGGAGGAGCAGAAGGGCGTAGACGCGTTCAAGAAGGGCTGGGTGTACGTGACAAACAAGTACTACTACCATACCTCGGAGCTACAACGCGTTCCGAGCCCGGAGCGCGACGCGCTACCCACGCGGGACAAGATGAAGAGAAAGAAGAAGTTCTACGCCGTGCTGAAGCACGGGAACTTGTTCCTCTACAAGAGCGACGCGCCTAACACTGATGTATTCCAGGTTATTGTGTTGAAGAACTCCTTCGTGACCCTGTGGCCGCGCGACAGTAGCGCCGAGCTATCTGATGCTTCGCTCTTCACCAACCGGACCTGCATCTCCATTTGCAAGAACGGTAAGGCCTATCTCGACGAGGACGGTAAGCTCCAGTTTGAAACGGGGGGGGATATCGGCCCCGCGGACCAGTACTTTGTCTATGTTGACAACAACGTCGATAAGGAGGACTGGTACTTTGCTCTCATCAATGCATCCAAGATCAGCAGTTCAGGTACACTTCTTGACCCGGCCAGATCCGCCAAAACCGCGCATTTGAAAACCAAGGACAGTCTTTACCTAATTCAAACGGTGAACTCAACTGAGGGCCAGTTTGCAACCAAGTGGCTAAATACTTTGATTAGCCGTTTGTTCTTGTCGCTACAGCAGACTGAGATGTTGAATGACTGGTTACTGGAGAAAGTGCACAAAAAATTGACCAAGATAAATAAACCGGGCTTCTTGGATGACTTCAAGATAGAGCATATTGATGTTGGAAACGCTGCTCCCATGATAACGAACCCTAAACTTCTTGAATTTGCACCGGAGGGACAGACTAAGATACGTTTCAATCTGGTTTACCGTGGAAACCTATCGCTTATCATTTCCACTAAGGTGAATATCAACCTTGGTTCCCGGTTCAAAAGCAGAGAGGTTGCGATTGAGTTGGCTATGACCGTGCGAGAGCTTGAGGGCCCGATGATACTTTTGGTTAAACCTCCTCCGTCCAATAGGATGTGGTACGCGTTTGAGTCCGAGCCCCTGTTGAACCTTGATATCGAACCGGTTGTCAGCACCCGGCAACTCTCTTCGAACATGATAATCAATGTTCTCAAGTCGAAATTCAAGGAGGCACTCAGAGAGTCGATTGTATTACCGTATATGGACGATATGGTTTTCTATCCCACGCAGAATGAAATCTACCGCGGTGGTATCTGGATGCACGAACGTCAGGAACCATCAGAAGCTCCACAGCAGCTTTCAAGCTCTGGGGAGAGTAGTGATAATGTCCCCACGAATATCCCTTCAGGAAAACTTGATGCTTCTGCTCCATCGGCGTCAATTAGTGAAAAGCTTCATTCCCCTAGCCTCTCTCCTGATCAAAAGTCCTCATTCTCCTCAAAACCCTCAGATGACGAATTGAATTCAAGCTCATTAAGAAAGGCGGCAGAAGCACACCACTCAAGCGACTCGGATAGTGCTAGTGAAAGAGAGTCATTAGGAGATGGCAGTTTGAAAACTAAGACGATGCATAGGGTTGGAAACCTAAAGAATATGATCAAGGCCAGGACAACTGCCGATGCGAGCATCCGCTCGGTCGAATCAACTTCTTCATTAGATtctaccacatccaagaAATATTTCCAGACTGGCATGAAGAAGATTGGGCGGTGGTATAAGGACCAGGTTAACAATGCAAGGGATGCAGTAACTGATGCACAACTTGATATCTTGCAAAAGGCGGAGCATGGTCCTTTTGTTCCAGAGCCTCCTAAACCAGTCGGTCCTGAAATGATCTCTAACAGGAGAAGTCATCCTCGTCTCAAATCGCAATCTGATATTAGGGATGATTTCATGAAGTCATCAGCTGAATCAAGTGCGGACATGTTTGTAAATAGGGCTAGAGCTACGTCCTTTGATGCTCCGAAGTCGCCAAATCTGAACGCCACCTACCCATTCGGCTCGCAAAGTCCCATGACACCGGTGTCACCAACTTCTGCAATGTCAAGGCGACTCTCTGCGAATAGTCAACAGGAACAGGCCCATTCCAGTGACTCTATTCCGGTGGATAGTCCGCCAACTACTATAAAGGAAACAATATCAGAAGTTCCTGAATTCAAGGAATTTACCAAAGAAAATAAGGGAGAACCACCTGCAGTACCTGATATGGCcactgccgcagctgcgaCGGTTTTTTCAACCACTCCTTCCTCAATACTAGTTAATGGACAAAATGTCAGTCCGAAGGCTTTTGCTCGTTTAAGGCCATTACCAGTGGTTCCCAATGAGGAGATCGTATCTCAGCTTGAGGACTGTGAGCCTGCGAAAGATCCGGCTCCCTTTATTCCTCCTGACTTGCCCCCTAGGTCGCATTAACTAGTATTATAGGTATATACTTATTTGGTTTCGAAATGTGGAAAAGAGTTCAAAAAGCTAAATCGCGTTAAACAATACAGTTGACAAAAACATCAAAATAAAACAATCACCAAAATGGTAACCAACCAATGTACATTTGAGCAAGATTCTCGTCTGAACTTGCTTGTTGTACGACAGTATCGACCTGTCCAGGGACACTTAAGGGGAGATCATCTCGAGGATCAATACCACGAACTTTATTCCTTAATACCCTAAGGGCATTTTGGATACTATGGTCCATATTCCTATCGTACATTATAGTTTCAATTATGTTAACCAGGGCAAGTTCATTATTTCTCATGACACGTACTGTAACTTCGCTAGATTTCTTGAAAGTGCCCTCTGTTCCAGTAACACCAAAGGCGTCTTGTATATTTTGAGTTAGCCTAAAAGGCACAATTTCTGGCACCGGTAATGTCTTTCCTTTCTCAAACAAGCAGTCGAAATCTACATGAAGGACTTTTCCAGTCTGAAGGTCCAATAATATGTTTTCTAAATGTCTGTCCCCAAGGCCCAGGATATGCCCAACCATGGCCATGACAGCATAAGATCTAACGAAAGCGTTTCTCGCGTTGTACCAACGGATCGGATTAGGAAATGTTTCAAGGAACCATTGGTATAATACAGGGGGAAATGTATCTGTGCAACTTTTGTAAAACCCCAGCCTTTGCTCTTCTGAAACGGATTTCCATTTCTCGTATAATACTGACAGAGTGTATTTGATCTTCATACTATCATATTTTGCCATTAAAATGGAGCGGATAGTATCAACATTGGGCACAATCTCTATTAGACCACAATCCTCCCTTAAGGATAGGATAGCGTACGTTGTTATATTCAGACTCCTCCGCCTAGACTCAGAGTCTTTACCCAACAAGAACACCATCATGTTTGCAAACTGCATATACTGATTATCTTGACGCACATCCTCTTTCTTGCACATAATACCGTATAGTTCCCCATCGGAACCTATGATGTTGATTTTCTTTGGTTTTTTTAGTGATGAATAAACTTTATAGTGAGGCGTGAAACAGTTAATGGTAACTCTTTTTGAGGAACCGTGCTTACCCGATGTATCTGCATAAGACGGAGATAGGTTGGCCAAATTAATATTTACAGGAACCACCATTTCAGAGGGAGCAAGATTGATATCAAACTTAAAATCATTCTGCAGGGATTTACCACTCCTGCTAGACATATTTTTAACATCCTTAATACAAACTCTTGTCATAGCCTGCACTAGAGATATTGCAGACGAAATCAAAGAAGATTTATCTGGCATGCGCTTCTTTATAGCATCCATAATTTGTTTCCCTGCGTGAACGCGCTTATTTTCCTGAGAATTTAGTAAGACCGTGATATACCAAAGCATAATAGAAGGATACTCAAGCGTTAGCTTTAAAAGGATATTCATTATTAAAGTGGCTGAATCAGTATGCTTATGCAGTAGTCGGGAAAGCAACTGAGTTAACACTGTATACCAGATATGCGTTGGACAATTTTGTATCGCAACATCAATGCATTTACAAATTTCCTTCGTATATCTTTTGAAGTGATATTCACCTTCCGAAGAACCACTTTCAACTGAGCGGCTCGCGGTATCCAACCAGAATGTGATAACTTTAGGTAATGCTTCTCTGACTTTTACTGTGTTCTTTTCGAAGGCACTGAGAAAATAGGTTATTGCCTTGTATTCTAGCGATCCAGTTGTCACAAACCCGTCCGCGCGCTTTTTCTCTAATAGCCTGCTGTAATAGAGACCGAAGGAGTAGTACGGTTCATCCCAATCTTTATCAAGACCTATTACTTCCTTATACTGATGAGAAATTTGCACGGAAGTGGCATTATTCGATAAATCTAACCACTCCGTATATTTTAATAGCACCTTAGCTCGATCCCTATCCTTGAGTGTTTTGATTCCCTTGCGCTTTTGGTGAATTTCTGCCACAGTTTTTAGTGCAAGCTCTTTCTCGCCTTGCTTCCATAGGATTTCTGCATACTCTAGTTCTGCTTCAGTATGCTCGAGCTTTAAAGCATGCATTAGGCAGTCACTTGCAATATCTAATCTATCATTTTCCCTGGCTAGTTGTGCCATCTTAAAATAAGTATCTGCAAGATCCTGCTTGACAAACTCCTCAGATCTCATCAGATTATGACTTTTCCTCATAGAAAGTAAATAGAAGTTAGGTTCAAAATCGCTACCCACATTTTTAAACCTGACAGCAAGATTACGCACTGATCTATTGAACTGGATATCCGTGCTGCATTTAGAAAGAATGCTATTGTCACGTATACCATGCAGTTTAATAAACAAGTTTCTTCTTTTCAAAAGGGTAGTGCTATGCGACGGTGTAGTGAAATGTGAACCAATAAGCCTATAGCAGTACTTAGAATGCGTTTCAATCATGTCAGTTTTACCCTCTAGGACTGCCAATAGAGATTTCGCCAGGTTATAGTGTAAAAGTATGCTGGGATCTGTTAAAGTCTCCAATTGTTCAATTCGCCGTATCCAGATCTTCAATTCAGTAATATTTCCCGAAAGCGAAGCGGTTTCAATTCCCATGTTATAGAACTCATCGAGGTTTAGGGGCAGCTGCCTTTTCTTGGATGGTATATTTAATTCAAGCTTTTTAAGCGTTTGATCATACAATTGATGGTCGTACATCAATTTTAGCATTCGACTTGTTGGAACTGAGTTTTCAACGCCTCCTTGCTCGTTTAATAAAGAATCACCCAGAGCATCAAAACAATCCTGCGCCATTTTCCAATTATCAGAATACTGCAGTTCTTCAATACGCGAAGTCAAGTTATTGCTGCAGAATACCTTCAAAACACCTACCACTGCGTCGATATCATTGATTTCGGCGTACGTTGTTTGTAAATATGGCAGTAGCTTATCATCCTGTAAACCATTAGATGATTTTTCACGATAACTTTGCTCCAAGTATAATGCAGACCTCTCAAAAGAGTTTGTCTCTAATGACTTCTGAGCTAAGACATGTGATGGGATAATATCAGCAAACTTGCCTGCTCGGTTAAGCATTCGAGTGTACTTCTCCTCCCGTATAGTAAACGTTCCATGTTGTTTACTATAGTTCTGTCTAAATTGATTCACCCACTTTTTACAATACTCGAATACACGGAATATCGAGTCGTAACACATTTTTAATCCGTCGATTTGGTAATGGTTCAAGTCATACAATGTGTAATTAAAAATGTACTCAAAGTCTTTAATGACATTTTGAAGGTAATCAAAGTACTTAGTACCGGACTCAGCCTTTATAATGATGTCCATAATAATATATGGTAGTAGATAATCGGATAGCGTACCATCATCTTCTCTTATCAGGGATGAAAACACATGTAAAGGGTGACTGGATTCAGTAGCAGTTTTGAGTAAATCTAGCGACAGATTTTTGATCCAAGTAGAGTATCCATCTTTAACTTTAAAAGATGGGTATGAGAGCGGGACATATTCTTTCCAAGACTGCGCAAGATACAATGACGATAATAGGGGATAAAGTGTCGTTTTGGAAATATCATTAAATCTATTCCATAGTTTTGACTCATTCGGATATAGATCTGGTTTTGTTACATCCCATGATGAAGCGCTCAGGCCACAGTACTTGAGCGATTCTTGAATCACTAGGGCAACAAATAACTGTTTTGTGGGGTTTTCGCTTTGCCAGAATGATGGAACTAATCGTTCGTTTATTATGTTTATCAAGAATTTGGTAGTTTGGGTTGGGTTATTGAAATCACAAATATCATTATCATAAACGTTGCACCTTTGTAGTTCATGTTTCGTTACATCTAACACTCCAATCATACTTATGCACAATGCACATGTTTCACAGATGATGAGATCGCTGTTTCTATACTTGTGGGAGGTATCAAGTAGCGCACCAAGTAACTCAGAGATATTTTTGCCATCTTTCGAGATGAGCTTAATATCTATCCCAGCATCCTGTTTCTTCTCCAAGAATAGACGAATATCCTGCAAGGTCTGTTTGATAACATAAATGTTGTGGCTTTTCAGGTTAGATACAAAAACGGAAACCCAATTCGTATTCTTCAATAACTTCGATGCTGTTCTTGCAAAAAAGCCATGGTTTTCAAATATATGGAGTTCACTTTTATTCAAAAAGGCGAGCACAATATATGGTCGAGAATTGGTTAACAACGTTTGCTTTTCAAGTATCAATGCATCCAGGATATCTATCGCCGCCTGTTGTATCTTTCCGCTAAACTCATCCCATTTCTGGAGAATAAAGCATATAAGCACATCTATCACCGTTGAAAGTTCTTCCTCTGAAAGATACTTCACGAGATGAAGCCAACACCTTAACGTGTTATACCGCATCTCAGGGATTTCAAGCCCAGTCTGTAAACATATGCTCACCTGTGCCAGCGCAGATATAATACATTCTTTAGAGGCATATTTTATGAGAAATGAAATACCACTGATAACTCGTAGCTTCTCAAAATAAGTGGTTTTACCTTCGATGTCGTGCATATCACTGGAAAATACCTGAAATATACCAAGTATATTGTCCTTCAATTTCTTCTGGAAAACTGCTTCCTTCTCTTGGGTCCATTCAGTTACATTTTTGAATTTTGATCCGCGGTGCTTATCTACAGAGAAGTTGGTAAGGAAGAGAAACCTTAGAGAGCTCAATACTGCACGCTCATTGTCATTCATTGGGGAGTCGACCTTCTCAACTGGCTTGAATAGTTTCAGCACTTCAGCTAGCGTTTTGTAATCTGGCAGAAACCCAGCGACGTAGCTTCGATCAAAGGTAGGATCGTTATTGATAAACAATGTTTCAATTGTTTCCAAGGAAAATAGACCATGCTTTACAAGGGCAACAGCAAAGATCTGCCTGCTATTCCGGTCTAGC contains:
- a CDS encoding uncharacterized protein (Syntenic homolog of Saccharomyces cerevisiae YGR079W; 1-intron); translation: MPSTSQTVGSGMTAMRGSKRRTQQFQITNHIITTDVISPLVADNGGDEVAPGEGATEASQQPAFRAEAASAAGSEHEDSDLDELFSPLHEPFSSFSEGDEDEFEFLNMSYPKRFTRQINWDASDECGASAAAGGEETYMDRASSWGPMFDSDDIIVSDSKDFWKNIETSSSVDEQLPFTDTWSWNDAPALGSSTSDALGPSIPVAAADSLEDFINSNISSDAHLPPAGDSFQYKIRKLTFRDSDGTLSLSASSSGSRNRISKKRIKRKAIRRKSAVSEMFFPGVGIGEFMLL
- the NVJ2 gene encoding Nvj2p (Syntenic homolog of Saccharomyces cerevisiae YPR091C), which codes for MSLWSFVISYLLGGLTFFPLCALAAFYIASKPKGSGGRRTTEPAVLAACDPDFKVGELEEQKGVDAFKKGWVYVTNKYYYHTSELQRVPSPERDALPTRDKMKRKKKFYAVLKHGNLFLYKSDAPNTDVFQVIVLKNSFVTLWPRDSSAELSDASLFTNRTCISICKNGKAYLDEDGKLQFETGGDIGPADQYFVYVDNNVDKEDWYFALINASKISSSGTLLDPARSAKTAHLKTKDSLYLIQTVNSTEGQFATKWLNTLISRLFLSLQQTEMLNDWLLEKVHKKLTKINKPGFLDDFKIEHIDVGNAAPMITNPKLLEFAPEGQTKIRFNLVYRGNLSLIISTKVNINLGSRFKSREVAIELAMTVRELEGPMILLVKPPPSNRMWYAFESEPLLNLDIEPVVSTRQLSSNMIINVLKSKFKEALRESIVLPYMDDMVFYPTQNEIYRGGIWMHERQEPSEAPQQLSSSGESSDNVPTNIPSGKLDASAPSASISEKLHSPSLSPDQKSSFSSKPSDDELNSSSLRKAAEAHHSSDSDSASERESLGDGSLKTKTMHRVGNLKNMIKARTTADASIRSVESTSSLDSTTSKKYFQTGMKKIGRWYKDQVNNARDAVTDAQLDILQKAEHGPFVPEPPKPVGPEMISNRRSHPRLKSQSDIRDDFMKSSAESSADMFVNRARATSFDAPKSPNLNATYPFGSQSPMTPVSPTSAMSRRLSANSQQEQAHSSDSIPVDSPPTTIKETISEVPEFKEFTKENKGEPPAVPDMATAAAATVFSTTPSSILVNGQNVSPKAFARLRPLPVVPNEEIVSQLEDCEPAKDPAPFIPPDLPPRSH
- the TWF1 gene encoding twinfilin TWF1 (Syntenic homolog of Saccharomyces cerevisiae YGR080W (TWF1)), with protein sequence MSTQSGINASKHLLDELNNRGDDGLVILGQIDDRSTEIEYRKEFRSVGQLQEYLELKPTKPCYLFIRDSDIWQFVSYTPDTAPVREKMLYASSKNTLLRQVGTNKIGRSVMVTEVHELAERPWAADESPKAYTEDELIKTEVDRKLNSEKNISGGRKLVSMSTGVAFKINEDELLSDLISNGTALIFEIDLTDEQIKLRTKKTPGSAKALVAAMDRDRPSYTLYQDEGRLFFIYTCPSGSKVKERMVYAANKQGFANYVNDSGFKISETFEVGDPEELELSALEPQSSQPAQEDSKPKFNRPKGPQRRSK
- the MEC1 gene encoding protein kinase MEC1 (Syntenic homolog of Saccharomyces cerevisiae YBR136W (MEC1)) codes for the protein MDGQTRYLDELVGALRAERAQGRAGGYAGEFPPREGGGRARRVARTVVAKLADAEVADAAFWRACEALDLVFTGRPMVLAEALDEEAGVLWAVRSCWRVAAVHFGRRERGWALRRASSRWVRLCADLYGQRWRARVGAELDRELCAGEAAVRAVLGGGQEAGEHMRALRALCVAAEWAVSREFWFVTGGAERVGLRLQRLARLARYIGDAVELPLAEYEEVQVRLLGVSVQAYLEPDRPGLGELRFALEQLQYFVRGKHLRREFAAWSRLLLRLYVRCRSDRAALLLVREVLVLDAAELPEAATDAQRSLQLVRYDLERQFAADHALRWDPALRAKLLAAGTPPVILEPFTSNRQLEKLRLRVLCDFQVGDSALLVHQFSAAGVPLGADPVALYTHLDEGIARAFGRQDTEAQVRYLSLVRKLACLESRKPSPGFDCDLCDHTNLWLPRESIDPSRPEAASDSLAFKLLVGYYLREQLESSGEALVIGILITLRSIFTHFQPPKLVENHYGDMVDEHGCIQLFRMAFMSLNRHVRILSVLLIPYWNLSRSYNADEQQTALIIKFLQRNPDPHITETYLMAWTQLTLSTSGELFDSLLLKLIDIFNSSNFVEHVVMASQLKFIARVLNKTAYQLLSPILPILLKQIGKNLGEKKLSLERLLNLLEYSAKTVIENFQRYIVPYALTQYKGDALTEIAKIMCQNNEPSMVSEQKKRLLDRNSRQIFAVALVKHGLFSLETIETLFINNDPTFDRSYVAGFLPDYKTLAEVLKLFKPVEKVDSPMNDNERAVLSSLRFLFLTNFSVDKHRGSKFKNVTEWTQEKEAVFQKKLKDNILGIFQVFSSDMHDIEGKTTYFEKLRVISGISFLIKYASKECIISALAQVSICLQTGLEIPEMRYNTLRCWLHLVKYLSEEELSTVIDVLICFILQKWDEFSGKIQQAAIDILDALILEKQTLLTNSRPYIVLAFLNKSELHIFENHGFFARTASKLLKNTNWVSVFVSNLKSHNIYVIKQTLQDIRLFLEKKQDAGIDIKLISKDGKNISELLGALLDTSHKYRNSDLIICETCALCISMIGVLDVTKHELQRCNVYDNDICDFNNPTQTTKFLINIINERLVPSFWQSENPTKQLFVALVIQESLKYCGLSASSWDVTKPDLYPNESKLWNRFNDISKTTLYPLLSSLYLAQSWKEYVPLSYPSFKVKDGYSTWIKNLSLDLLKTATESSHPLHVFSSLIREDDGTLSDYLLPYIIMDIIIKAESGTKYFDYLQNVIKDFEYIFNYTLYDLNHYQIDGLKMCYDSIFRVFEYCKKWVNQFRQNYSKQHGTFTIREEKYTRMLNRAGKFADIIPSHVLAQKSLETNSFERSALYLEQSYREKSSNGLQDDKLLPYLQTTYAEINDIDAVVGVLKVFCSNNLTSRIEELQYSDNWKMAQDCFDALGDSLLNEQGGVENSVPTSRMLKLMYDHQLYDQTLKKLELNIPSKKRQLPLNLDEFYNMGIETASLSGNITELKIWIRRIEQLETLTDPSILLHYNLAKSLLAVLEGKTDMIETHSKYCYRLIGSHFTTPSHSTTLLKRRNLFIKLHGIRDNSILSKCSTDIQFNRSVRNLAVRFKNVGSDFEPNFYLLSMRKSHNLMRSEEFVKQDLADTYFKMAQLARENDRLDIASDCLMHALKLEHTEAELEYAEILWKQGEKELALKTVAEIHQKRKGIKTLKDRDRAKVLLKYTEWLDLSNNATSVQISHQYKEVIGLDKDWDEPYYSFGLYYSRLLEKKRADGFVTTGSLEYKAITYFLSAFEKNTVKVREALPKVITFWLDTASRSVESGSSEGEYHFKRYTKEICKCIDVAIQNCPTHIWYTVLTQLLSRLLHKHTDSATLIMNILLKLTLEYPSIMLWYITVLLNSQENKRVHAGKQIMDAIKKRMPDKSSLISSAISLVQAMTRVCIKDVKNMSSRSGKSLQNDFKFDINLAPSEMVVPVNINLANLSPSYADTSGKHGSSKRVTINCFTPHYKVYSSLKKPKKINIIGSDGELYGIMCKKEDVRQDNQYMQFANMMVFLLGKDSESRRRSLNITTYAILSLREDCGLIEIVPNVDTIRSILMAKYDSMKIKYTLSVLYEKWKSVSEEQRLGFYKSCTDTFPPVLYQWFLETFPNPIRWYNARNAFVRSYAVMAMVGHILGLGDRHLENILLDLQTGKVLHVDFDCLFEKGKTLPVPEIVPFRLTQNIQDAFGVTGTEGTFKKSSEVTVRVMRNNELALVNIIETIMYDRNMDHSIQNALRVLRNKVRGIDPRDDLPLSVPGQVDTVVQQASSDENLAQMYIGWLPFW